The Methanoplanus sp. FWC-SCC4 genome has a window encoding:
- a CDS encoding cupin domain-containing protein produces MTQERENMASRVLNPASLVNYQEGSVVSRMLVFKKTGTITVFAFAKGEELFEHTAPYDAIVQVIEGSGIFTIKDEKFSLNTGEILIMPANIPHAVYAEENFKMMLTMIHEKDTLKM; encoded by the coding sequence ATGACTCAGGAAAGAGAGAATATGGCTTCCAGGGTGCTTAATCCCGCATCGCTTGTAAATTATCAGGAAGGATCAGTGGTAAGCAGGATGCTCGTCTTTAAAAAGACAGGAACAATAACAGTTTTTGCCTTTGCGAAGGGAGAGGAGCTTTTTGAGCATACAGCCCCATATGATGCGATAGTGCAGGTTATTGAAGGGTCGGGAATATTCACGATAAAAGATGAAAAATTCTCATTAAATACAGGTGAAATTCTGATTATGCCTGCAAATATACCTCATGCGGTATATGCCGAGGAAAATTTCAAGATGATGCTTACAATGATACATGAAAAAGATACGTTAAAAATGTAA
- a CDS encoding LEA type 2 family protein, translating to MSFDKKPKVNVKSVMLTDVSFQKTGIIVTIDVFNPLPLGVTLKDLRFSVNLLENDSTGEIIGRGFEKDIRINGNGVTEINVPASLENRSLVSAALGFISGDVIVKVTGDVTFDLKLFSPVIPFEETKTISGFSKRFLIE from the coding sequence ATGAGCTTTGATAAAAAACCAAAAGTAAATGTAAAGAGCGTAATGCTTACAGATGTTTCCTTTCAAAAAACCGGGATTATTGTAACCATTGATGTTTTTAATCCTCTTCCGCTTGGTGTTACATTAAAAGACCTCCGGTTTTCCGTAAATCTGCTGGAAAACGATTCTACTGGAGAAATTATTGGGAGAGGATTTGAAAAAGATATAAGGATCAATGGAAACGGCGTAACCGAAATAAATGTTCCGGCAAGTCTTGAGAACAGGTCGCTTGTATCTGCCGCACTGGGTTTTATATCAGGTGATGTAATCGTAAAAGTCACAGGTGATGTAACTTTTGATTTAAAGCTCTTTTCACCCGTCATCCCCTTTGAAGAGACAAAGACAATAAGTGGTTTTTCAAAAAGATTTCTAATTGAATAA